In the Pedobacter cryoconitis genome, GAAGAAGCTATTCGTAAAAGGAATGCACTAGAGGTACCCTTTTAATATTTTAATGTTGTTTACGATAAGCTAAAGGATTTAAACCGGTTTCCTGTCTGAGTAAGTCACTAAGATAACCGGGAGAAATTTTGAGCTGTGCTGCAACAGTACCAGCTACGAGATTTTTTAATATTTGTTATTTTATGCTACAAAATTACCGGGCGATGGCTGTTGGCGGATTATACATATCGCTGAATATCGGATATATATTTTTAATACAGGACTGATGATGTGATTGCAGATATCCTGTATATATGAATTGCAAATTTGTTCTATCTTGTAAAAAATTAATGACAACAAACTATTTGAATGAACCGACAAAACTTAATACTCTCAGCATTTTTATTTTTCGCTGCAACTTCGACTACTTTCGCACAGGATAGTTTACTCACCAGTCTGGCCAGGAACAATATGACTACTTTTGTCAAACAAGCGGACACATTTTTAGGTGCCGGATGGGAAAAAATTATCAAAAAAGCGACCGCTTCGAATGACATCCTGATCGGCGAAGACCATTTTACCAATGAGATCCCCTATTTTACCTCTGCTATTGTTTCCAAGATCAAGTTCGAAAATTTTTTCTGTGAAATCGACCCGTTTACCTCAGAGATTCTACAGGGGAAGATCAAAAACCTATCACCACTGGCGTTGCGAAATTATGTAAACACTTATGGAAATGCTTTTTCTTTCTATGCTTTTGCTCCTGAATTCGAACTCTTAAAACAGCTCAGTATATCAAATACCATCATACGGGGAACTGACCAGATACTCCTGATTGGCGACAGGATAATCTGCAATGAATTAGAACAGACTACCAGGAATAAAGAGGCAAAGTATCTTTACAAACTGATTGCAGATAGTTCGAAATTATACTTTGACAATTTTCTAAAAGACCAGAATAAGCCCTTCTATCTATTGACTGATGATTTTGCGAAAAATATAGACAAGCTGTCCCTGCTCAAATTAAGCACACAGGAAACAAAGATTATCGAGGCAATTAAACTGAGTGCAAAGATCTACAAATCCCAAAACCATAATCTGAGGATTCAGCTCATGAAAAACCAACTCATGCAAACCTTTGGAAGTTGGTCTGGCAAAAGAAATCTTTTCAAATATGGAGCAAACCATCTTGCCGGCGGGGAGAGTTTCCTGGAGATCTATGATTTGGGAAACCTTGTCAGTAACATCAATGATGCTAATTTCAAAAGCTCCCTGCATATCATGATTCTGGGTGTATCCGGGACTCAGGCTTCCCCGTTTGAAGGTTTTCCTGCTGAAAACATCAACCCCAATAGTAGTATGCTCAAATGCCTGAAACCTATTACTAGAGTAATCGATGGTGAACAATGGTCTTGTTTCGATCTGCTACCATTAAGAAAAGAACTGAATGAAGGACGATTGAAAATTTCAGATATCAAAATGCAAAGAGTTATTAAGGGATATGATCTGCTTGTTATCATTCCTAAGGTTACTGCGAGCAGGTTTGTTAAAGAAAAGTAGCTATATCGCTTTCTGAACAACAACCGGATATTCATTATATTAAAAAGGCAGAGTTATAACTCTGCCTTTGGACTCAACAAGGCTTACATCGAGCTTTAGTTAACCTTATACTGTCTGTACCCCATTTTGTATAGCTCCTGTCATGATTCGTGCTGTTTCTGATTAAATACCAACGCGTCATTTCAAAGAAATATATTATGTAGCCCCACCACCGGGAATAATGGTAGTGATGTTTTTAAATTTGATTAATTAGTAGTATAGGAAACCCCATCTATTTGTAATAAGGTACTTCCATTAATAGCTAAAATATTTACTTCTCCAGTTGGCCTGATTAACAAAGTTGCTGATGAAAATGTTCCGGTATTGAAATTAGTGACTTGAAATCTTTTTTCCCTGACAGGTCGGAATAATTGAGGTAATATAAAAATTGTTGTGCCTAATGTCTGTATTCCATCTTTAATTGCCCCTCTTAAAACAACCAAACCAGAATCGATTTTTTTTGCCGAGACTTCACTAGTAGAATCATAAGGAATCCAGTTAGCTAATAAAGTTAAAGAAACCTCAACACCGTAGTTGTCAATACCTAAATTATCTACTCCCAATGTTTCAACCTCTGAATTAAGAGTACCATAGTATGCGTTATCGGTTTTCAAGATATTACGCTTTGATGAAATCCCAAAGCCAATATATTTACCTTCTGCACCAACTGACATGTCATTTTGGGTAATTATATTTCCGATACTTGTTCCGGATAAATAGATTGCATAATCTGAAGTTATAGAACCTACGGAACGAGCAGGGCTAATTGTGTTACCCTGAATTACACAATATATGCAATCTGCTAAATATAGTTGAGATTGGTAAATTCCTAAATAATCTGAGCCCGCACCGTGTTCCAATTGATTAAAGCAAACTTGTGTTTGTTCCATAGCTAGCAATGCAATAGCTCCATGTTGAGTAGTGATGTTATTTTCACGTATAATAATCTGCCTGGCACCACCTATGCCACTAAATAAAATACCAGGTGAAAGTATCCTGTTACCTGTGATTGTATTTTCACTTATAGTTATAGAATCACCTACGCTATCGCCATTTAAGCCATTTTGTATCCAACATCTACGGATCGTGAATGCGAAAAAACCATCCACATTTCTGGATGAATTGTCTAATCTAATACCAAAATTGCCAAAATCTCCAACAAAAATCCTATTAAATTCCCAATTTGAAAAATAAGCATTAATGCCCAGATAAACTTCAATACCATATTTTCCACCTCCTCCAATTTGGGGCTTTACCATAAAGTCGTGAAAATATGTGCCTGTGTTGCTCGTCCTATCAGTAGGTGGTATAATTCTTATAGCAGAGTCGTTACCAGAATATATTATCTGAGATTGCCACATTCCCTCCCCATATATATGAATCCTTAGTGTTATTCGTAAGGTTCCAGAAGTTTTGAAAATACCCTGTGGTATAAATAAGGATATTCCTTGCTTTTGTGCATAATTAATAGCTCCTTGTATTGCTTCATAATCGTCATGAATACCATTGCCCCTTGCACCGAACCACTTAATGTTAATGCTTCCGGTAAAATTTCTTTTAAAATAATCATCTCCAAACTTTACATAAATAACACCATCCAATTCCAAATCATTTGTAATCTCTGTAGTCTCATTAAATGTTACTAGTTCTCCAGTATATTGATCTAAAATATTTGATATAGTCTTAAGAGAGTTTAATTTATCTAGTATAACTTTTTCTACGTTAAGTTCATTTGTATAAGTAGGCATGCTGTGAGGAATTTAAAATGTGACTGATTTTTGTTTTTTAATATACATTATTTTCGCTTTACAATTGATCAATGTAATTGGTTACGATTCTTTAATAAGCTAATTACTTCCTGATTTTTCCAGGCTGGCCACTTTGACGAAAGTTCTCTGATGCCTTTTTCGGTTTCCATTGCTTGTTTCATTATGCCCAGTACAGAACTTTTGAAACAAGTTGTACGCCAAACTGCTGCTTTAAAAATGAAACCGCCCAGGATTCCCTTTGAAAATTTACCCGTTAAACTTCTCATCATAAATAAATGCCTTTCCACCAATGTAAGCTATTCGCGTTAAAGATTATCCTGATGCGTAAAAAATGGCCGTAATTGTCCGCAGCTGTCTGCAATTGTCCATGGGTTAGCCCAAGGGAAAATTATAATTTCATTAATCTTCAACCAGTTATGGTTTGGTTGTGCCTGAGTGGTGGTCGGGATGACATCAGGTTGAGAACGGGCTTTAACTATGGCAGGTCCAGGTCATTTCAACTAGTTGTTTTGACTTAGACTTGCCATGCTCTCGCGTTACTTTAGCACTGCTCTTACCCTAACGAGTACCCGACCAGTACCCGGCCGATATAGCTTTATTATTTAGCTATTTTGAATTTATTGACGAACAGCCCGGCCTTGTTCCCCCTGAGTCATTCCCATGCAAATTGAAAGCTTTCAGCGCAACTTCCAGCGGCATAAGAGCATCCGTGACAGCTAAGACTTTCTGTTGAGCGTATCAAAATTTATGCTTAAAAAGAGCCTGCTCCACAAGTTGATGACTTGATCCGAAAATGTTCAATTAGAACATGAAAAATGTATGCGCTGAACCACTATTTAGAATAACTGGATCACCAAGACGAGTGAGTTATTATTAATGGATAATATTGACGCATAAGAGTACGAAAAAGAATCTGAAGGAATGAATTGCAAACTTAAAACATAATATGGAGTAACATTTAAAATTAAGCTCCTTACAGATCAATATTAAACATGATATAGTGTGAATAAGCTTCGCTACGCACCATTACGTTGAGCCTATCTATCATGGCTCGGTCTATTGCGCCAAGACTATAAAAACAAAGTGCTTTTAATTAAAGATTATCACTTTATTTGATATAATAATCTTAAGCATTTTCTTTTTTCCATGCTGCTATATAAGCTAACAATGGGCAAAGGCTTTCCCCATATTTTGTGAGCGCATACTCTACTCGAAGGGGAAACTCCCCGAACTGTTTCCTGCTAATTAAGCCATCAGCTTCAAGTTCTCTCAGTTGTTCAGTTAGTACTTTTCTTGATATAGAAGGCACCCGAACATTAATTTCTCCAAAACGCCTGGCATTCTTGGAAAGCACATGCAAAATGATCACTTTCCACCGTCCTCCAAGCAGAGCTATCGTTGCTATAGCAGGACATTCAGCATGAGCTAAGTTATTTTCCATTTGTTACTTCAAGGTTACCAGTTTATATTTTGTTAACAACTGGATAAGGTATTTTATAGTACCGATTTCAGTTTCTTTGCCTAACAAAAGTAATTGATTATTTATCTTAAAACAAAAACTATGATTTTAGTAACTGGTGCAACTGGTAACTTAGGCAAGGCCACTATTAATTCTTTATTGAATAAAGGCATATCCGCACACAATATTGCAGCATTGGTAAGAGATGAATCCAAATCGGCAGAATTGAAATCAAAAGGCATTCAGGTGCGGATTGGCGACTATCAGAATTTTGAGTCTTTAAAAAGTGCCTTCCAAGATGTGGAGAAGCTACTGCTGATATCTTCTTCAGCTGAAATAGCTCAAAGGTTTGAGCAACATAAAAACGTAATTAATGCTGCCAAGGAAACTGGTGTTAGTCATCTCATTTATACCAGTTTTGATATGAAAGACCTGCGCCAAAGTATAATGTATGGAGATGTTCAATATCATGCAGACACAAGTGATTATCTAAAAAAGATAGCTGTACCGTATACTTTGATGGATAATACACTATATGCTGACTTGATTCCCATTATTTCCGGAAATAATATATTGGATGAAGGTATTTCCATCCCCGCCGGAAACGGTAAAACACCTTTTTTACCAATAACAGAAATGGCTGAAGCTATAGCTGTTGTTCTGACTACTCCTGAGCATGAAAACAAAGAATATTTCATCGCTGCAGAGACCGCTTTCTCCTTCGCTGAGATTGCTGTCCTAATATCAGAAATCACAGGAAAAACGGTAGCTTATAACCAAACTAACGTAACGTCATATGTTGACCAGCTTGTACAGCAGGGGCTTTCTCATGATGATGCAGAGTATCTATCAAGGTACGCTGGTGCAATAGCCAGAGGAGAGTTCGACTCCAATAAAAGTCATGTCAAACAATTATTAGGAAGAAGTCCGATATCTTTAAAAGATTTTTTAAGAAGTATATATGTTAAATAATTCAAACAGGCTTACAGCATAGAATTAACATCCGGGCCCGGGACTCACCGGGCCGGATATTATTATAATCTCTCAGAAAGACTAAATAGTGTAGAAAATCTGATAGATTGGGGGAAGCAACATCGACAAGTTATCAGAATGATATAAAAAGCAGTGAAAATAAACTTCAATTTACAAAAGCAGCAATTATAAATTCATATTATCGAATCAAAAAGATAAGTAGAAAATTAGTACTTTTTAATGGTTTTAGTGATGTTTTTAATTAAAAAAGCCCCTAACAATCAAGTTAAGAGCTTCCTGGTACACCCAATAGGATTCGAACCTATGACCTACGGTTTAGAAAACCGTTGCTCTATCCAGCTGAGCTATGGATGCATTTCTTGTTAAGGGTCGCAAGGATAGGAGAAAAAATCAGAAGTCGCAAATCTGAATTGCATTTTTCTACTGTAAAAAACCTAACTACTTTGCAATCAGGCAGAATAATTTTGCTGTTTTCTATTCCTCCCCTTCTTATTTTGATATGATCTTTAATCAGGATTAATATCAATTAATTCATACTAACTGATCGATTTCCCAAATGGTGAAAATGCAAGGTTCATGAGTTTGAAATGTTGTCTTCCAAATGGGATGCCCACAATAGTGATACATAAAAGTATTCCAAAGAATAAATGTGTAAGTGCAATCCAAACACCACCACAAAAGAACCATATAATATTCATAACGGTTGACAGGCAACCTGTATTGGATGAGGTATCTGTGATTTTAACTCCAAATGGCGCTAGCCCGACAATGGCAAATTTAAAACACTGGAGTCCGAAGGGGATTCCAATAATCGTCAGGCAAAGAATCAGCCCTCCTATGATGTATTCAAAGAAGATAAATATCCCACCGAAAATAATCCATATTATATTGCCTGAAAAGTTCATATTGTATGCTTTTGTCTTTTGTAATTAAGATAAGAAATTACTGAATTAGTTACAATCTAAGTGATAATTATTATCATTAATTATAAACTTCCGATTATTTAATACAAATTTGCGGATCATTACTAACGCAGGTTTATGAGTAAAACTAATTTCTTTAACGGTCACGATTACTTTATTGATGAAAAAATACATTTTTTCAAGTTTGCGAACGTCTATAATATATTCAATGAAACTGGTGAAAACATTGGTGCAGTCAGACAAACCTTATCTTTTGGGCAAAAACTTCTGACACTTTTGATCGGTAAACCAGCTTTACCTTTTAAATTGGAAATTGTAAATTCTGAAGAAGAAGTGCAGGCTACAATATCCAGAGGCTGGACTTTTTTTATGTCAAAAATCATAGTAAGTGATCCTGATGGAAATGAGCTGGCTTCTATTCAGCAGAAGTTTAAATTATTTAAACCAACTTTCAGGATTTTAGATAATTCAGGTCAGTTGATCGCTGAGATCAAAGGAGATTGGAAAGCCTGGGCATTCCAGATCAAAGATGGTAATGAAAATGAAATCGGTACAATCAGTAAAAAATGGGCTGGTGCAATGCGGGAAATCTTTACAAAAGCTGATAAATACAACGTACATATTGATCCACATTATACAGAAAGCAAACATAAAGTTGCTATTTTATCAGCGGCAATTACTATTGATATGGTATTAAAAAATCAAAAGTAGGCTGTTTTTGAGTAGTTTCTGCCCATCTATTTGAAGTCAGGAGTTCAGGCTAAATCTTTTGGTATCCCTGAGATATAAAAAGTAGTCCCGTCTCCTATTTTACTTGTTGCCCATATTTTTACGCCCATCAACAGTGCCATGTCATAAGAAATACTTAAGGCAAGGCCCGCGCCCTGATCATTTGTATTTTCCCAGTCGCTTGCATTGGCTTTGAAAAGCTGATCAACTTTATCCTGGCTCATTCCTTCGCCCTGATCTTTGATCGCAATCACTATACGCTCATCTTTTGAATAACAAGAGATATGAATAGTTCCTGCTGCTGGTGAATATTTAGTCGCATTGTTAAGCATGTTCCGGATAATAAAAAGTAGCATATACCGATGCGCGAGCACTGCAGTTTGTACAGGTATATCCAGAACCAGTTTAATATTCTTTTTGGCCTGGGCTATTTTAAAGAAGGAATTTGCCTCGGGGATCAGTTCGTTTAGGAGAAGTTTTGATGGCTGATATTTGAAGCCGCTTTTCTGAGATTTAATCCATTCCAGCAATCCGTCCATGAAAGAAAGGCTTTTTTGTGAAGTTTCACTCAGTTCTGCCATGATCTCCAATTTTTCTTCTTCGGTTAACAAATCAACATCCGTATTGAACACGCTGGAAAGCATTACGATGGTACTGAAAGGTTGTCTGATATCGTGCGCAATCACAGAGATTAGCATGGTATTGAAATGATTCGTTTGCTGTAGTTCCTTATTTTGTTTTACTGCGACCTCATGTAATTCGTGCTGAACATCTCCGTATTGTCTTTTGATTCTTAAGGAGCGATAAATAACAAATAGCATAGCCATGCTTACAGCAAACAAACAACCAAGCAAAGTTATTACTTTAAGATTTGAATTCTCCTTCAGTTTGAGTTCTTTATTTTCATTCTCATTCAAAGCAAAATTCATATAATTATAGCCAGACTTATTGGTCGCTTTGCTGATAACATCGCGCTTAGCAAGTAATAGTGACATATAAAAGTAAGCGCTGTCCATCTGGTTATGTGATTTGTAAAAATTATACAACCGCTCTGATAGAAGTAAATAAAATTCAGGGTAGCCGTACTTTCTGGAAGTATCTAATCCCTTTTTATAATAATCAAGACCTGCTTGTGTATTTTCGGAGTCAAGAAAAATATCACCTAAGCCAATATAACACTCTACTTTTGTATATTGAAGACCTAAACTATCTGCTTTATGCAGTATTCTGGTTTGTATTGCAATTCCTTTTTGTTTTTCTCCAGCATTGTAAATTTGTAATGCGCGTACTTCTTCGTAAAACAAAAGTAATCTTTCATCCTTATATTTTTGGGCAATTGCCAGACCCTCTTTAAACAACATCATTGATTTTTTCTGACTAAGATTCTGATCTATAGAGATGACATTACTGATAATCAGTGCGCGGATAGAATCATGCTTCAGGGATTTACTCTTTTCATAAGCCAGGTAAATATAGCGTAAAGCCTCCTTGTCATCCTTGTCTACAGACATCAGCACACCAATATTCATGAGTACATGGCAGACATTTCCCTGATCATTGATTGATTTATAAATCCGGAGTGCATCATTAAAATATTTTGCAGAGAGATAATTATTCACAGAAACGTTGGAGATAGCCTCGCAATTTAAAGCATCAGCAATCCCCTTATTGTAATTGAGCCTTATCGCTATTGCTTTAGCTTTTTGTGCGTAAAATTTACAGGAATCACGGTAGTTCATATGAGATAATATCGCGATCCTGTTCAGCACATCTACATATTTTATGCTGTCTTTAATTAAATGGATGCTTGATTCGAGCCTGTTAATTTCGTGAGTCTGGGAAAATACACGGGTATAATTGACTAAAGAAATAATGAGGATAAATGAGAGAACAGGAAATTTAAACATAGGATAGAAAATGAGTAGCTCGGTTAAAAAACCCATTCGTCGATGGAGGGATCAAATATCCGGCCATGTTTAAAATCAGGGGTTTATCAGTTCAGTTGTTAATGGTTAGCTTTTATATTTCTTTCAGCAAGTTCAACAGTATGAACTATTCTTTTTTCCCTTGTTTCAGTTTTTTTTGCTTTAAGGATCCATTCCAGGATAATTCTTTTAGAAGAAGCGGAAAATGACTGAAAGTTTTTATAAGCCGTTTCTTTCTGATCAAATAGTTTTTGCAAATCTTCGGGTATGCTGGTGTTCGTTTCCATTTGAATTGATTTCTTGGAGATTTGATTTATTCTTAAAATTACAGCACCACTCCTTCTTGTATAGGTATTTTATTCCGCTGGACAAAAGCATGAAAAACAGGATTAAATTCCATCAGCTGACTTTCATTTTTCTTGTCTACAGACATGTTTATACTCTGGAAACTGTACTTATTCTTCACAGTGAAAGTATAAGACAGGTACTGTATTTTCACAAAAGCAATTGCACTTGCAGGATAGTTTTTAATTATCTTTTTGCTTTCCATACTGGTAACCGTTAAATAATCATTTTATAAACATAAAAGTCCGTAATGTGCAAATTTTCTGATGAATATCCAGGCAATTATTACCCATGGAATAATTAATACTATCATTATAGTCACAATTGATATCTGAGCAAGGTTTATCCCGATTAATTCTTCCAGCTGATTCTGATATTCAAAAGATAAGATCAATGTAGCCACAAATCCGATAAATAAAAATACACCAGCAAACAGCGTTTTACCCATAGGAAGTGGCAATCGCATTCTTATAGTGGCATCGGGCTTTTCCATGTGTGTTCAGCATTAAAAAATTTATTTAAATAAGGTGCAGTACGGCTGTTTTTTGACTTCGCTACCAATGCCGGAGGACCGGAAGCCACAACCATCCCTCCTTTTTCACCAGCTTCAGGGCCAATATCAATCACCCAGTCGCTTGCAGCAATCACATGCATATCATGTTCTACCACAACAACTGTGTTTCCTTGTGCTACAAGCTTATCCAGCTGGGCCATTAATTTTTCTACGTCAGCTGGATGCAGTCCTGTAGTCGGCTCGTCCAGGATATAGAGTGTATTTCCATGTTGAATACGCTGGAGTTCGGTAGCGAGCTTAATTCGCTGTGCCTCCCCGCCAGAAAGTTCTGTTGCCGGCTGTCCCAATCTTAAATAACCTAAACCAACCTGTCTCACCACATCCAGTGCGCGGAACACTTGCGGCTCTGCATTAAAGAACTCACAGGCGGCATCGACAGTCATCCCTAATACATCCGCAATATTCTTTTCTTTATATTTGATTTCCAGTGTTTTGTGGTTGTATCTTGTGCCTTTGCAAGTTGGGCATGGCGCATATACGCTGGGTAAAAATAACAATTCAACCATTACAAAGCCTTCTCCTTCACAATGCGGACAGCGGCCTTTAACGACATTGAAAGAAAAACGCCCTGCATCATAACGCCGGCTTTTAGCCATTTCAGTCGCTGCAAAAAGCTTCCTGACCTGATCAAATAATCCAGTATAGGTAGCCAGGTTTGATCTTGGTGTCCTGCCTATCGGTTTCTGATCTACACGTACCAGGCGTTTAATCGCGTCCATTCCTTCCGTAATTTTTCCGTCTTTAGTCAACACTTTGTCCAGTTCCAGTGTTTCAGCTTCTTCTGCTGAAGCAGTCAGTAGTTCTGCCTCCTGACCCAGCTGGCCTGCAACCAGTTCAACCAATGCCTGGCTCACTAAACTGCTCTTTCCGGAGCCCGAAATTCCAGTTACACTGGTAAATACACCCAACGGAAAAGAAACAGCTAAGTTATTCAGATTGTTACGGGTAACGTTTTCCAGACGAAGCCATGCTTTAGGTATTCTGGTTTTTTTAGGGGTAACAGGTTGCATTCCAAAAATATAATTTCTGGTCACTGAATTTTCAATTTTACTGAGTCCTTCGGGTGGGCCGCTATACAATACATGGCCTCCTTTTTCTCCTGCATCTGGCCCCACGTCTACAATCCAGTCGGCATGATGGATCACATCAACCTCATGTTCTACTACAAAAAGTGAATTCCCTGAATCCTTTAATCTGTCTAAAGCCCGTAGCAATGCTTCAGTATCTGCAGGATGCAGACCTGCAGAAGGTTCATCTAGTACATAAACGACCCCAAAAAGATTAGAACGCACTTGTGTTGCCAACCTTAAACGTTGTAATTCTCCTGGTGAAAGTGTGGGGGTACTTCTTTCCAGGTTCAGATATCCAAGCCCCAGATCAAGCATCACGCCAATACGGGCAACCAAATCCTGAGCAATCCGCTGCGTAACCATCGCTTTTTCGGGATGCGCTTTTTCTGCCTTGGTTAATGGCGTGGCTTTCTCTTCCGTATAAGGACGAAAGATCTCATTTAAGCGGGACAGTGTAACTCTTGACAACGCTGCAATATCCAGTCCTGCAAATTTTACCGCGAGTGACTCCTGGCGTAAACGTTTACCATGACACAATGGACACTCCCCGCTTAGCATATACTTTGAGACTCTCTTTTTCATCAGCTGACTCTGCGTATTGGCAAAAGTATGGAGCACATATTTTTTAGCGCCGGTGAAGGTCCCCATGTAGCTGGGCTCGAGTTTATTTTGGAGTGCTTCTTTGACTTGTGCCGGATTAAATCCGGCATATACTGGAACTACTGGTTTTTCTTCCGTAAAAAGAATCCAATCCCGTTGTTTTTGCGGAAGGTCACGCCATGGAATATCGACATCATAACCTAATGTAGTGAGGATATCCCTGAAATTCTGGCCTAACCAGGCAGTTGGCCATGCAGCAATAGCCCGCTCCCGGATCGTAAGCGAATCATCAGGGACCATAGATTGCTCGGTAACTTCGTAAACTCTCCCTAAACCATGACATTCCGGACAAGCACCTTCAGGTGTATTGGAAGAAAATGCTTCTGCATAAATAATTGATTGGCCATCAGGATAGTCTCCGGCGCGCGAATACAGCATTCTCATTAAATTCGATAAGGTGGTCACACTACCTACAGAAGAACGTGTAGTACCAGATCCACGCTGCTGCTGTAAAGCAATTGCTGGCGGTAAACCTTCTATTTCATCTACTTCTGGAATAGCCATCTGGTTAAATAGCCGTCTGGCATAAGGAGATACTGATTCGAGATAACGGCGCTGTGCTTCAGCATATAATGTTCCGAAAGCTAAAGACGACTTTCCAGAACCAGAAACACCCGTGAATACAACTAATGCATCACGGGGAATTTCCAGGTCTATATTTTTGAGATTATTTTCGCGGGCCCCACGTACTTTGACGAAGCCTGTAAATGTTTGTTTTTTCTGATTTGCCATTGGAGTATTCCATATCATAACAGCCAAGCCAGAAAATTGATTTAAATTATAGCAATTAACTGCCTGAGGTGCTGCTTTTCTTCACATCGCTGTTATCAATACCACGCTGATTCTTTTTTATTGAATCCTTTAATTTTCCAAAACGCCAGTTTAAACTTACATTAAAAGAGCGGTTATAATTCTGTGAACGATAGTTTTGCGTGAAGTTAGTGCCTTGTGTAGAGGTCGTATAGTATCTGAATTTCGAAAAGACATTATTTACGCCAGCAGAAAGTGTGAGTTTATCTTTGATGATTTCTTTACTCCCGCTAAATGACGAGAAGAAAAAGGCACTGGTCTGCCCTTGTAATTGT is a window encoding:
- a CDS encoding YdeI/OmpD-associated family protein encodes the protein METNTSIPEDLQKLFDQKETAYKNFQSFSASSKRIILEWILKAKKTETREKRIVHTVELAERNIKANH
- a CDS encoding SDR family oxidoreductase, yielding MILVTGATGNLGKATINSLLNKGISAHNIAALVRDESKSAELKSKGIQVRIGDYQNFESLKSAFQDVEKLLLISSSAEIAQRFEQHKNVINAAKETGVSHLIYTSFDMKDLRQSIMYGDVQYHADTSDYLKKIAVPYTLMDNTLYADLIPIISGNNILDEGISIPAGNGKTPFLPITEMAEAIAVVLTTPEHENKEYFIAAETAFSFAEIAVLISEITGKTVAYNQTNVTSYVDQLVQQGLSHDDAEYLSRYAGAIARGEFDSNKSHVKQLLGRSPISLKDFLRSIYVK
- a CDS encoding glycosyl hydrolase family 28-related protein, coding for MPTYTNELNVEKVILDKLNSLKTISNILDQYTGELVTFNETTEITNDLELDGVIYVKFGDDYFKRNFTGSINIKWFGARGNGIHDDYEAIQGAINYAQKQGISLFIPQGIFKTSGTLRITLRIHIYGEGMWQSQIIYSGNDSAIRIIPPTDRTSNTGTYFHDFMVKPQIGGGGKYGIEVYLGINAYFSNWEFNRIFVGDFGNFGIRLDNSSRNVDGFFAFTIRRCWIQNGLNGDSVGDSITISENTITGNRILSPGILFSGIGGARQIIIRENNITTQHGAIALLAMEQTQVCFNQLEHGAGSDYLGIYQSQLYLADCIYCVIQGNTISPARSVGSITSDYAIYLSGTSIGNIITQNDMSVGAEGKYIGFGISSKRNILKTDNAYYGTLNSEVETLGVDNLGIDNYGVEVSLTLLANWIPYDSTSEVSAKKIDSGLVVLRGAIKDGIQTLGTTIFILPQLFRPVREKRFQVTNFNTGTFSSATLLIRPTGEVNILAINGSTLLQIDGVSYTTN
- a CDS encoding phospholipid scramblase-related protein, which translates into the protein MSKTNFFNGHDYFIDEKIHFFKFANVYNIFNETGENIGAVRQTLSFGQKLLTLLIGKPALPFKLEIVNSEEEVQATISRGWTFFMSKIIVSDPDGNELASIQQKFKLFKPTFRILDNSGQLIAEIKGDWKAWAFQIKDGNENEIGTISKKWAGAMREIFTKADKYNVHIDPHYTESKHKVAILSAAITIDMVLKNQK
- a CDS encoding YccF domain-containing protein — protein: MNFSGNIIWIIFGGIFIFFEYIIGGLILCLTIIGIPFGLQCFKFAIVGLAPFGVKITDTSSNTGCLSTVMNIIWFFCGGVWIALTHLFFGILLCITIVGIPFGRQHFKLMNLAFSPFGKSIS
- a CDS encoding sensor histidine kinase: MFKFPVLSFILIISLVNYTRVFSQTHEINRLESSIHLIKDSIKYVDVLNRIAILSHMNYRDSCKFYAQKAKAIAIRLNYNKGIADALNCEAISNVSVNNYLSAKYFNDALRIYKSINDQGNVCHVLMNIGVLMSVDKDDKEALRYIYLAYEKSKSLKHDSIRALIISNVISIDQNLSQKKSMMLFKEGLAIAQKYKDERLLLFYEEVRALQIYNAGEKQKGIAIQTRILHKADSLGLQYTKVECYIGLGDIFLDSENTQAGLDYYKKGLDTSRKYGYPEFYLLLSERLYNFYKSHNQMDSAYFYMSLLLAKRDVISKATNKSGYNYMNFALNENENKELKLKENSNLKVITLLGCLFAVSMAMLFVIYRSLRIKRQYGDVQHELHEVAVKQNKELQQTNHFNTMLISVIAHDIRQPFSTIVMLSSVFNTDVDLLTEEEKLEIMAELSETSQKSLSFMDGLLEWIKSQKSGFKYQPSKLLLNELIPEANSFFKIAQAKKNIKLVLDIPVQTAVLAHRYMLLFIIRNMLNNATKYSPAAGTIHISCYSKDERIVIAIKDQGEGMSQDKVDQLFKANASDWENTNDQGAGLALSISYDMALLMGVKIWATSKIGDGTTFYISGIPKDLA
- a CDS encoding winged helix-turn-helix transcriptional regulator is translated as MENNLAHAECPAIATIALLGGRWKVIILHVLSKNARRFGEINVRVPSISRKVLTEQLRELEADGLISRKQFGEFPLRVEYALTKYGESLCPLLAYIAAWKKENA